The proteins below are encoded in one region of Peribacillus muralis:
- a CDS encoding cupin domain-containing protein, whose translation MVSRGYVPDNKNLKKSSGTPNLFFDSRDNVFFERDPNNIAYEVTSTQLPAMVGGAFVDLFLTKGHIREPHWHPNAWELDVVVSGEALISIVDPDTKKLHHYVAKPGQVVFIPMAWWHWIRPVSQELHLHLFFNNDQFETAEGSDMLRLTPPEVFQLSYGVDAEKIADSLAPINESVVIGPPGSHKKNHAPHYPDRNEPTYMERPHRKGEGITININDKPIDY comes from the coding sequence ATCGTGAGTCGTGGTTATGTTCCAGATAACAAAAACCTAAAGAAATCAAGTGGTACTCCGAATCTCTTTTTTGATTCAAGGGATAATGTTTTTTTCGAGCGCGATCCTAATAATATCGCCTATGAAGTCACCTCGACCCAGCTACCTGCGATGGTAGGCGGGGCTTTTGTGGACCTGTTTCTAACCAAGGGACATATACGGGAACCACATTGGCATCCTAATGCCTGGGAGCTGGATGTCGTCGTATCCGGCGAGGCCCTGATCTCGATTGTTGATCCCGACACGAAGAAACTGCATCACTATGTAGCCAAACCCGGTCAGGTCGTCTTCATTCCAATGGCTTGGTGGCATTGGATCAGGCCCGTTTCACAAGAGCTGCACCTCCACCTCTTTTTTAATAATGATCAATTCGAAACGGCTGAAGGATCCGACATGCTGCGTCTGACGCCGCCAGAGGTGTTCCAGCTTTCCTACGGCGTCGATGCCGAGAAAATCGCCGATTCATTGGCACCCATTAACGAGTCGGTCGTCATCGGTCCGCCTGGCAGCCATAAGAAAAACCACGCTCCGCACTATCCTGATCGAAACGAACCGACATACATGGAAAGGCCGCATCGAAAAGGGGAAGGAATAACGATCAACATCAATGATAAACCGATTGATTACTAA